ACTGAAGTTTATAGACAAGTTTAAATTTGTATTTGAAATACTCGGAATTGACTATGCTGATATGCGAAAAATTCTTCAGCTAAAGTTAACATTGGATCAAAGACGCGTCCCTACTGTTTTCAATATGGATTCATCAAAGAAGAAAGATGGAAATCAGTTTCTGAAATCATTATGGCTGTATGGTTTTTATGGACTCATCATCATCCCATTTCTTTTTCTGGGTGACAATTATATGCTGCAGATGAGTCTGATTTTTGGAATTCTAATGTTTTTCCTGATGACATCGATGATTTCTGACTTTACAACTGTTTTATTGGATGTCAGGGACAAAAATATTTTAAGTACAAAACCAGTAAGCAAAAAAACAATCAGTGCAGCAAAAATGGTGCATGTCAGCATTTATATGACGTTAATGACAGGAGCATTAGTAACAATTCCATTTGTGGTTATGATTATTAGACAAGGTGTCATTTTTTCACTTTTGTTTCTGGCAGTCTTAATTCTCAATGTTCTTTTTGTTATTGCACTGACCGCTCTCATCTACATTTTTACGTTGCGTTTTTTCAATGGCGAGCGACTAAAGGATATCATCAACTATGTGCAGATTTTATTATCGGTTGGTATCATCGTCGGATATCAGTTACTGGCCCGTTCCTTTGAAGTAGTTGATTTAACCGTAACTTACACATTCAGCTGGTGGCATGCGTTGATACCGCCAATCTGGTTTGCAGCACCATTTGAATGGTTACTAAATCAACATATGGCAAATGAAATAATAGTATTATCGGTTACAGCTTTGGTCATTCCGATTATATCGATAGTAATCTATTACCGCTTGATGCCGTCCTTCGAGCGGAACCTGGAGAAGTTATTGAATGAATCCGGAAAAAATAAAGGCAAAAAACTCCGGCTTGACAATCTGTTGGCACGTCTTGTTTGTTTCAACCGGGAAGAGCGCGTGTTCTTCCAGTTTGCATCCGTGATGATGAAAAAAGAAAGAGAATTCAAGCTGAAGGTTTATCCATCACTTGGGTTTGCTTTTATCTTTCCGTTTATTTTTCTATTTAACGATTTAGATAACGGCTCATCACTTCAAAATATCGCCGGGGGCAAATCATACTTGACCATTTACTTTAGTGCCATCATGATCCCGGCAGTAGTACACATGCTGAAGTTCTCGGAAAATTATAAAGGAAGCTGGATTTTTCTGGTATCACCGGTTAAGGATCCGGTATCGTTTCGGCGGGGCGCATTAAAAGCATTTTTAGTCAAGCTTTATCTGCCGATTTTCACCATATTGAGCGTAATATTTTTATGGATTTTTTCTGTGAGGATATTACCGGACCTGATTGCAGTGTTGCTGGGTGCATGTCTCCATGCAATTATTTCATATAAGATGTTTAATAATGACGCCTACCCATTCAGTCATTCATTTGAAGGTGCACAGAATATGAATACTGCCATAAGTATCATGCTGACATTAATGGCTGGTATATTCGCACTGGCCCACTATTTCGCATTGTCATTCAGCCATGGAATCTATATTTATCTTGGTATCCTGCTTCCAGCGACAATTGCTGTTTGGATTATTGCTTTACCAAAAAAGAATACGAAAGTTGTTCATTAATTAAAACGGTTGTTTACGCAAAAATTGTTGCTGTCTGACCCGCAGTCCCAATATGTTAGAAAAGAGCTATTAAAAAAGACGTTTTCCACAAGAGAAAACGTCTTTTTCCTATTTAATTAATCTGAAAACCAATGGAATCCGATATTTTTCCCCACTATATGCCTTAATCATTGCAATAATGGTAAATACAAATGCAAGAATCGCAACGATAAAAATTAATACAAAACCGATTAACACCAGCATCAATATCGTACTGACAACGGAATAAACAGCATATGATATGAGGAAATTAAAATATTCCTTACCATGGTAGTCAACAAATTCAGATTCTTCCCGTTTAATGAGCCAAATAATTAACGGTCCCAAAATCGGAAAGAACAAGCTGACCAGGTATATCAGCAACGCAAACAGCCGTTCATCATTATTCGACATAATCCTCCCCCTTTTCTTTTCCATTCATCATACCATAATAATATGAAAAGGGCTCAAGCTTCTTGATAAAGATTTTATAGGCATAAATTATCCTTCTTTTGAAGTAAGTATTTTTGCATGATCAACAATTTTGTCATACGGTACATTCTGATAGCCATTGTATTTTTTCACAATGGTACCCTCCTGATTAATCAGGTAGAAACTTGTCCCATGTGTGAACTGATCCGTTCCTTCCGGCGGCGGTGCGATTGCAGATTTAAAGGAATTCACTGAAAGATTTTCCACATAGCTGAAGTCATATCCACCAAGAAAAGACCAATTCGATAAATCTCCCCCGCGTGCTTCGATAAATTCTTTTCGAACGTCAGGTGTATCCCGTTTCGGATCGACAGTAAATGTAACGATCTGAACCGGAACATCCGCTTCCTTCAGTTTATCCTGAAGTTTCGCCATATTTGCTGTCATTGGCGGACATACCGTGTTACAGCTTGTAAACGCAAAATTGGCAAGCCACACATTGCCTTCCAGATTTGATGATGAAACAGTCTCACCATCCACGTCTGCAGCTTCAAAATCCTGAACTTGCCAATCGAGTTTATCAGGGATTGTTTTTTCGCCACATGCGGAAAGCACAATCATTACCAATACGAAACAAGCTATTTTCAACAATTTATTCATAAAATTTCACCTTTCCAACCTGCTAAAATATCTTTCTTTACTCCATAATCGTATCGTATAGTCTGATTACTATTATTTCAATAATAATACTTGAAAGTTGTATGACAATTAAGTATAGAGAAAGCTTAATAAGCAATAATAAAAAGTAAATACCTTTATAAAAGAAAGATGAGGTCTAATATTATGAATCACTTAAAAATTATCGGAATTAAGTTTATCGTCATTGCTATTGCGGTTTTCTCTATTTTTGGCATTTTAAATAATGCCTCATTGTCGAACTTATTTTGGATAAGTCTGCTTGTTACGGGTATTGCTTATATTATCGGGGATTTATTTATCCTCAGGAAAACCGGAAACGTTATAGCTTCCCTGGCAGACTTTGGTTTAGCATTCCTTTCACTTTGGGTATTGGGCAGTTTATTTCTCGTAGAAGGAATGCCTGTGGTTACTCTGTCACTACTCTCCGCATTTTTTATCGCGTGCTCTGAATTGCTTATTCATGCTTATATCCTAAATCACCTGGATTTTGACCACAAGGATACAAGAACGATGAACCAACTACAGACGGAATTCTCCGAAGAAATTGACCCGGATATGAAAACCGATAAAAATCAAAAGGATAAAAAATAAAAATTAACGGCGTATTATTTTGTAATGACAGGAGGCTAATAAATGGATAAAAAGAAAAAAAAATCACAAAAATACGATGAGGTCGTTGCACCGGGAATAGACCCGGATGATGCTTTCGGCAAAGACGCATCCGCAGCTGAAATTAAAAAAGGAGAATCAACGAAGGTTACAAGACTCAAATATGATGAGTATGACTCCAGTGAAAAATAAATAATGAAAGGAATGCACTATCCGACTCGGGGTAGTGTATTTTTTTATCACCAAACCAGTCCTCCATATTGCTAGTTCGATAACTCATCACGGTCACTTGCACGTGGTGGTTCTTCCATCCAGCCATTGTCAATAAGAATGTTTGCACCATCTTCCGAATATTTAAGGATTTCATGGATAAATCGATCGTAATGTCCCGTTAAATCCCGTCTTAAACATGTGGAAATACTTGTCCCATAAAATCCAATCCCCAACGAAATCAAACCAGTAACAGTAAACGTCATCAGACTATCCGAAAATGGAGCAACCTTTGATTCAGTCACATAAGTATCGGAAGTCATCGGAACAGGCAGGTCATCCTCTTGCAATAATGAACCAAGGACCTCGTTGTGCTTTTCGGCGATTTCCTTCCCCCGCACGAAAAATTGCGAAACCTTTTTTGATTTTGCAACCTGACTGAATCCTGTCAGTGTTCCTATTCCCAAACTGTTACGTTGAATATTGGCAAATATATTTGTTATCTCCAGTGCGAGTAATGGTCTTCTTTCACCAAACCAGCCCGTCAGAAAAGATTGCTTTTTTACAAAATCAACATTTTCCGGGTAAGGAATATACGGTGAACGGACGAAT
The genomic region above belongs to Virgibacillus doumboii and contains:
- a CDS encoding DUF4870 domain-containing protein is translated as MSNNDERLFALLIYLVSLFFPILGPLIIWLIKREESEFVDYHGKEYFNFLISYAVYSVVSTILMLVLIGFVLIFIVAILAFVFTIIAMIKAYSGEKYRIPLVFRLIK
- a CDS encoding SCO family protein; this encodes MNKLLKIACFVLVMIVLSACGEKTIPDKLDWQVQDFEAADVDGETVSSSNLEGNVWLANFAFTSCNTVCPPMTANMAKLQDKLKEADVPVQIVTFTVDPKRDTPDVRKEFIEARGGDLSNWSFLGGYDFSYVENLSVNSFKSAIAPPPEGTDQFTHGTSFYLINQEGTIVKKYNGYQNVPYDKIVDHAKILTSKEG
- a CDS encoding YndM family protein, whose protein sequence is MNHLKIIGIKFIVIAIAVFSIFGILNNASLSNLFWISLLVTGIAYIIGDLFILRKTGNVIASLADFGLAFLSLWVLGSLFLVEGMPVVTLSLLSAFFIACSELLIHAYILNHLDFDHKDTRTMNQLQTEFSEEIDPDMKTDKNQKDKK
- a CDS encoding DUF3231 family protein translates to MKTVGKEENIRLTAAELSQLWTAYQNDTGSICLLTHLLNTVEDSDIRPIVEHALQLSKSYIEKLTTIFMEENYPLPQGFSVDKDLNMDAPRLFSDQYMLQFLKQSAQISMNAFGMSKSLAVRSDVNQFFAECLTESNQLDTKVKELLLEKGLFVRSPYIPYPENVDFVKKQSFLTGWFGERRPLLALEITNIFANIQRNSLGIGTLTGFSQVAKSKKVSQFFVRGKEIAEKHNEVLGSLLQEDDLPVPMTSDTYVTESKVAPFSDSLMTFTVTGLISLGIGFYGTSISTCLRRDLTGHYDRFIHEILKYSEDGANILIDNGWMEEPPRASDRDELSN